In Natronococcus sp. AD-5, the genomic window CAGCCGATCCTCGACGTCGGTGAAGTCCTCGTCGACCTCGTCTCCGTCGCTTCCAGTCGTCGACACCGCGGTGCGCCGGACCTTCGTGGTCGAGGGTATCGAAGTCTCGTCGAAGGCGTCGAAGAGGACGCGACCGTCGGCGTTGTCCGGGATCGGTTCGCCGATTCCGTGGAGGAGCGTCGGTGCGACGTCGACGACGCGGGCGCCGCGCAGGGTCGCCCCCTCGTCTATCGAGGGGCCTCGACAGAGCATGATCCCTTTGCTGCGGTGGCTCGCCGCCGTCGCGCCGGTGTCGCCGAACGGTTTGTCCGTGATGGAATTTCGCGAGTCGTAGCCGTCCCGGCCGTTGACGACCAGATCCGGTGACCCCTCGTCGGTCGGGAACAGCTCGTCGCCGTCGAACACCTGCAGGATCGGGGTTCCGCTCTCGTCGGTCACCGACTCGAAGATGTCGACCAGGTCGGCCTTGATCCCGGGGACGTCGCTCCGATCGACGACGCCGTTCTCGAAGCGCTCGGCGTCGTTGATGTAACAGTTTCCGGCGCCGTGGACGAACGCGACGGTTCGCTCGTAGTCGACGTCGTAGAGGGCGTGGTCGCCCGGGATCTGTTCGGCGACCGAGTCGACCAGCCGCCGCGGCAGCGTCGAGACGAGCATCTCCTCGGAGATGCCGACGCGGTTGAGCGTGTTCGTGATCGTGTCCCGGGAGATGCCGAGGCTCGCGAGGGCGCCGCGGGTTCCCTCGTCTTCCTGTTGGAACAGGTACCCCTCTCGCTCGAGGAAGTGGTTGACGTACACCAGCGTCTCGATGGGGCCGAAGCCGTGGTCGGAGACGACGTAGAGGTCGGCCTCGTGCTCGTCGGTGTACTCGATCACCTCGCCGAGAATCTCGTCGAGTCGCTTGTAGTGCTCGAGCAGGAGGTCCATCTCCCAGACGAGGTGCTGGAACCGGTCCGGCGCGGTGTAGACGAAGAAAAACAGCTGCCAGTCGTCGCCCGCCTCCTCCATCTGGAGGCGCATCAGTTCGCGTCGCTTCGAGAGGATGTCGTCGACGGCGTCCGGAAATTCGTCGATGCGATCGGCGTAGTCGGGATAGTCGAGGCTGATCTCGTAGTCGGGAATGCGTCGCCCGATCTTCGACTGAAACTCGGACGGGTGGGTGAACTCCCGCTCGGTCGAGGGAGTCATCATCCCCGACACCATCGTCCCGTCGACGTCGCGGGCCGGATACGTCATCGGCACGTTGCCGACGTGAGCCGGCGACAGCTGCTCCCAGAGCGCCGGCTGTCTGCGATCGTGGCTCGTGTACATCTCCTGGGTGTACTCCGGCGAGAGCTTCTGGAACCCGTAGATCCCGTGTTTGTCCGGCCAGACGCCCGTCGCGATCGACGGCCACGCGAGTGGCGTCGTCGGCGGACGGGTGCTCTCGAGGATACCGGAGGCGCCCTCCGCACGCATTCGGGCGAAGTTGGGGAGTTCACCCTCGTCACTCCATTGCTCGATGAGTCTCCACGGCACGCCGTCGAGTCCGAGCACGAACGCACGCTCGGACGGTGGGGAAGATCCGCTCATAGTTGATTAACGAGACGTCGGAGACGTCTGCTGTGCGTTCGGTGGCCGGACGACCGCTTTGTTATAGAGAGACTTCAGCGCCGCTGCGGACCGGCCGCCGTTTCGTTCGCTCCGCCTAACGGCATCGCCGTCCCGCAGTTCTCACCCGTGCGGTATCTCTGGGCCTACCGGGGGGGCCCGCTTCGAGACACCCCCGGAATGTGACCCATAACAAAACCGTCTAATCGATTACCGATCCGCACATGAGATGGATCCAACGGTGGTGGACGCTGTGGGCAGCATTGTGATTTCGCTGGACGCCGAACTCGGTTGGGGATTTCACGATCTCGAGTCGCCGCCCACCGATCGCGTCGAATCCGGTCGTCGCGGCTGGTCGGTCATGCTCGAACTGTGTGACGAATACGACGTGCCGGCGACGTGGGCCGTCGTCGGCCACCTCATGCTCGAGTCCTGCGACGGAACGCACGCCGACCACCCGGCGCCGGAGGGCTGGTTCGTCCGCGAACGTACCGACTGGCGGGACCGCGAGGACCTCCGATTCGGCTCCGACCTCGTGCGCGGGATCCTCGACTCCGACGTCGACCACGAGTTCGCCAGTCACTCGTTCTCTCACGTCCTCTTCGGTCGCCCCGGGACGGACCGGGAGCTCGCCGTCGCCGAACTCGAGCGCAGCATCGAACTGGCCAGGGAGTGGGACCAGACGATCGAGTCGTTCGTCTATCCGCGAAACGACATCGGTCACCGCGACGTCCTCGCCAAATCCGGACTCAGCGCCTACCGGGGGCGGTCGCCGACTCGCGACGGCATCCGCGGCGTCTTCGATTCGGCGCTCCGCGATCGATCGATGCTCGTCGAGCCGTCGGTCGACGAGCACGGCCTGGTGAACGTGCCGGCGTCGCTGTTTCTCTTCGGATTCGAGGGGCCCGCCCGAACGGTCGCCGAGTCGATCTGGGACGATCCGATGG contains:
- a CDS encoding alkaline phosphatase family protein codes for the protein MSGSSPPSERAFVLGLDGVPWRLIEQWSDEGELPNFARMRAEGASGILESTRPPTTPLAWPSIATGVWPDKHGIYGFQKLSPEYTQEMYTSHDRRQPALWEQLSPAHVGNVPMTYPARDVDGTMVSGMMTPSTEREFTHPSEFQSKIGRRIPDYEISLDYPDYADRIDEFPDAVDDILSKRRELMRLQMEEAGDDWQLFFFVYTAPDRFQHLVWEMDLLLEHYKRLDEILGEVIEYTDEHEADLYVVSDHGFGPIETLVYVNHFLEREGYLFQQEDEGTRGALASLGISRDTITNTLNRVGISEEMLVSTLPRRLVDSVAEQIPGDHALYDVDYERTVAFVHGAGNCYINDAERFENGVVDRSDVPGIKADLVDIFESVTDESGTPILQVFDGDELFPTDEGSPDLVVNGRDGYDSRNSITDKPFGDTGATAASHRSKGIMLCRGPSIDEGATLRGARVVDVAPTLLHGIGEPIPDNADGRVLFDAFDETSIPSTTKVRRTAVSTTGSDGDEVDEDFTDVEDRLKGLGYME
- a CDS encoding polysaccharide deacetylase family protein, translating into MDPTVVDAVGSIVISLDAELGWGFHDLESPPTDRVESGRRGWSVMLELCDEYDVPATWAVVGHLMLESCDGTHADHPAPEGWFVRERTDWRDREDLRFGSDLVRGILDSDVDHEFASHSFSHVLFGRPGTDRELAVAELERSIELAREWDQTIESFVYPRNDIGHRDVLAKSGLSAYRGRSPTRDGIRGVFDSALRDRSMLVEPSVDEHGLVNVPASLFLFGFEGPARTVAESIWDDPMVVLARRGIDEAADSDGVFHMWLHPNNLTHERDDRRMEAILAYIDQRRAETDLTVETMADVARRIDTTGGVDGTSKGVDGQATARQY